From one Lotus japonicus ecotype B-129 chromosome 3, LjGifu_v1.2 genomic stretch:
- the LOC130742714 gene encoding uncharacterized protein LOC130742714 produces the protein MEDQPMIKADLKDVTAALTAALTAITQHMTQQMIQHMATFTAALTAQINNTNNGNRRRDRRGKPHRFPRDNNNNRSAISLPSQSLHSPSVSHPYYQVQYPTSKTTETPHPQPATPNLINPYPNISPTVDPISLPQPLPKPTSNSCPSTRPMYATSSESDSQISFAPSSVVGLEDEAKTLMDDLCSESTPTPTHSSLLSGSDDILEVVPHVISEPDTSVNLGIEAVFTPYNLTLMVVPQVRYVLVPKFAPHLFGNMPEKKELQSNLSNSQFRQFIPCHWKLFQSRLVHPEITLLQFHGIWRKQFDPGINKMDASVSKQESPHSFPCAFIRYSTLTLLGLIWKPFDPGILRQLKSFIVM, from the coding sequence ATGGAAGATCAACCAATGATCAAAGCAGACCTGAAGGATGTTACCGCGGCTCTTACCGCGGCCCTAACTGCTATTACGCAACATATGACACAACAGATGATACAACATATGGCGACGTTCACGGCGGCTTTAACGGCGCAGATCAACAATACCAACAACGGTAACCGGCGACGAGACAGGAGAGGGAAACCACATAGGTTTCCGcgcgacaacaacaacaatcgttCCGCTATATCTTTACCTTCCCAATCTTTGCATTCACCATCCGTATCTCATCCTTATTACCAAGTTCAGTACCCAACCTCTAAAACCACCGAAACTCCACACCCCCAACCTGCTACTCCAAACCTTATCAATCCTTACCCCAACATATCACCGACTGTAGATCCAATTTCCTTACCACAACCCCTACCAAAACCTACTTCAAATTCATGTCCCTCTACAAGACCTATGTACGCAACTTCTTCGGAATCTGATTCTCAAATTTCATTTGCGCCATCCTCTGTTGTTGGCCTAGAAGATGAGGCAAAAACGTTGATGGATGATTTGTGCAGCGAGAGCACACCAACACCAACACACAGTTCTCTTTTATCTGGATCTGATGACATCTTAGAGGTTGTACCCCATGTTATATCTGAGCCAGACACCTCTGTCAATTTGGGCATCGAGGCAGTGTTCACACCTTACAATCTAACACTTATGGTTGTGCCTCAGGTTCGATATGTCCTTGTTCCCAAGTTTGCACCCCATTTGTTTGGTAATATGCCTGAGAAAAAGGAACTGCAATCCAACTTGTCTAACTCGCAATTCAGACAATTTATTCCATGCCACTGGAAGTTGTTTCAATCACGGCTAGTTCATCCAGAAATCACACTCCTTCAATTTCATGGTATTTGGCGAAAACAATTTGATCCTGGCATCAACAAGATGGATGCTAGTGTTTCAAAACAGGAGTCTCCACACTCTTTTCCATGTGCTTTTATTAGATATTCAACACTCACTCTCCTTGGTTTAATTTGGAAGCCTTTTGATCCTGGTATTTTGAGGCAACTGAAGTCCTTTATCGTGATGTGA